In Podospora pseudoanserina strain CBS 124.78 chromosome 5, whole genome shotgun sequence, a single window of DNA contains:
- a CDS encoding hypothetical protein (EggNog:ENOG502HHME; COG:Q), whose protein sequence is MQPVTCSPARGWLGFPPSEQGGPICSPPLLEVPPHTHAKSQYTTTSSRLAARLSIHNYNTHPQSWFQFAQTFIPKSGSILEVGAGTGALWSPPAIPSSQLPSVTSLTLTDFSPAMVTTLNSNPDIAALKSILPNVKIQQCDATSLPFPDSEFDTVVANHMLYHVDNPIAALQEFKRVLKNGGRLVVALNGLDHLKELFEIGGMVGRGSTIAGLAKITAENALEQIEGAGFEGVERERFPGEFRLPGVEPVLEYLNSVGDTDMEEGKRETVKRVVGERLDEGGGFRVEKNMVVFVGRKP, encoded by the exons ATGCAACCGGTAACTTGCTCACCAGCGAGGGGCTGGCTTGGCTTCCCACCCTCCGAACAGGGGGGTCCGATCTGCAGTCCACCCCTCCTGGAAGTACCTC CCCACACCCACGCCAAATCCCaatacaccaccacctcctcccgcctcgcCGCCCGCCTCTCAATCCACAACTACAACACGCACCCCCAATCCTGGTTCCAATTCGCCCAAACCTTCATCCCCAAAAGCGGCTCCATCCTCGAAGTCGGCGCCGGCACAGGCGCCCTCTGGTccccccccgccatcccctcctcccaactcccctcagtcacctccctcacactAACCGACTTCTCCCCCGCCATGGTAACAAccctcaactccaaccctGACATCGCCGCCCTTAAATCCATCCTTCCCAACGTCAAAATCCAGCAATGCGACGCCacttccctcccctttcccgaCTCTGAATTCGACACCGTCGTAGCAAACCACATGCTCTATCACGTTGACAACCCGATCGCTGCTCTCCAAGAATTCAAACGTGTCCTCAAAAATGGGGGACGGCTAGTCGTGGCGTTGAACGGACTTGATCATCTCAAGGAACTCTTTGAGATTGGGGGGATggtagggagggggagtacCATTGCTGGGTTGGCGAAGATAACTGCTGAGAATGCACTCGAGCAGATCGAGGGGGCagggtttgagggggtggagagggagaggtttcCTGGGGAGTTTAGACTGCCGGGGGTGGAGCCCGTGTTGGAGTATTTGAATAGTGTTGGGGATACggacatggaggaggggaagagggaaacAGTGAAaagggttgttggggagaggttggatgaggggggggggttcagggtggagaagaatatggttgtttttgttgggaGGAAGCCGTAG
- the PTR2_4 gene encoding peptide transporter ptr2 (COG:E; EggNog:ENOG503NVVT) has protein sequence MDSEKQPPIAVQETEKPVFQANDLEKQPPTEDPIETSKSDTTQDDSIFPRDATEDEIATLPKITDKIPFAAWAVIVAGAGERFTYFGLIAPWQNYMQYPQGKEPVPGALGLGQATAVNISNAFFLFSFLTPMLFALISDIWLGRYKTLLLGLVCYLAGCVVLIGTSIPSALEQGAGVGGLAAALILTGLGAGSVKATYVPFLGDQYMQAKPQVIRQKNANLVVVDGPRTLQFIYNAYYWFTNIASLSSIPVTFIEWHHEFWSAYLLATVTLCISIALFLLWSKKLVKVKPQGNVLPKAVRVLVCASKNGFELEHTKPSYQKTHHGKEVPWTDSFVEEMRRGMIACRVIFFLVIFYLCIAQMYNNLVSQAGQMLLSGVPNDMIQAFSGVACIIFGPIMQGLYEFLARRKIPFGPIARITTSFIFCGASMAYAAGVQKLIYSTGPCYDHPYNCPESEGGRQPNNVSVWVQLPVYILLAIAEILGFVTAFEYAYSKAPREMKTVVQALTQLTAGVASLLGMAISPASKDPNMVIVYSCLAGAMGVSAVAFLWRFRRYDKIDASLNQF, from the exons ATGGATTCGGA AAAACAACCTCCAATTGCTGTTCAGGAGACTGAAAAGCCAGTATTCCAGGCCAATGACTTGGAGAAACAGCCACCAACAGAAGATCCCATTGAGACATCAAAGTCGGACACAACGCAGGATGACAGCATTTTCCCTCGAGATGCCACCGAAGACGAGATAGCAACACTGCCCAAAATCACCGACAAGATCCCCTTTGCCGCCTGGGCTGTCATTGTTGCTGGAGCCGGTGAACGTTTTACATACTTTGGTCTCATTGCACCATGGC AAAACTACATGCAATACCCTCAAGGCAAAGAACCGGTCCCGGGAGCTCTTGGACTGGGTCAAGCAACAGCCGTCAACATCTCCAATGCTTTTTTTCTGTTCTCATTCCTGACACCAATGCTCTTTGCGTTGATATCCGACATATGGCTAGGTAGATACAAAACTCTACTTTTGGGTCTAGT ATGCTATCTTGCAGGCTGTGTAGTCCTCATTGGCACTTCGATTCCTTCGGCTCTGGAACAAGGagcaggtgttggagggttgGCTGCAGCACTGATCTTGACTGGGCTGGGAGCTGGCTCCGTCAAAGCAACCTATGTCCCCTTCCTGGGTGATCAGTACATGCAGGCCAAGCCTCAGGTGATCCGTCAGAAGAACGCCAACTTGGTGGTCGTGGATGGGCCGCGGACTCTGCAATTCATCTACAACGCTTATTATTG GTTCACCAACATTGCCTCCTTGAGTTCCATACCAGTCACCTTTATCGAGTGGCACCATGAGTTTTGGTCAGCGTATCTTCTGGCTACTGTTACACTTTGCATATCGATagctttgtttcttttgtggtCCAAGAAGCTCG TCAAGGTCAAACCACAAGGCAATGTCTTGCCCAAGGCTGTAAGAGTCCTTGTCTGTGCTTCAAAGAACGGATTCGAGCTGGAGCACACAAAACCATCCTATCAAAAGACCCACCACGGCAAAGAGGTTCCATGGACAGATAGCTTTGTGGAAGAAATGCGCCGCGGCATGATTGCCTGCAGGGTGAT cttcttcctcgttATCTTCTACCTCTGCATCGCCCAAATGTACAATAACCTCGTCTCCCAAGCCGGCCAGATGCTTCTCTCCGGTGTCCCCAACGACATGATCCAAGCCTTCTCTGGCGTGGCTTGCATCATCTTTGGGCCAATCATGCAAGGCCTCTACGAGTTTCTCGCTCGCCGCAAGATTCCATTCGGCCCCATTGCTCGCATCACGACGTCGTTCATCTTCTGCGGAGCTTCCATGGCTTACGCTGCTGGAGTTCAGAAGTTGATCTATTCTACCGGGCCCTGCTATGACCATCCCTACAACTGCCCCGAGTCCGAAGGAGGTCGGCAGCCCAACAATGTCAGTGTGTGGGTGCAGCTGCCGGTCTACATCCTGCTTGCCATTGCGGAGATCTTAGGCTTTGTCACTGCATTCGAGTACGCGTACAGCAAGGCCCCAAGAGAGATGAAGACTGTTGTCCAAGCCTTGACGCAGCTCACTGCTGGAGTGGCCAGTCTTTTGGGGATGGCTATCAGCCCGGCGTCTAAGGATCCGAACATGGTGATTGTGTACTCGTGTCTGGCGGGAGCTATGGGGGTGTCTGCGGTGGCGTTCCTGTGGCGGTTCCGCCGCTATGACAAGATTGATGCGTCGTTGAATCAGTTCTAG
- a CDS encoding hypothetical protein (EggNog:ENOG503NUVZ; COG:P; COG:Q), whose amino-acid sequence MLGERVGPVIFLSDQVALFPGLVPFQLARISLYVEFESRSFSNGTKMRGLLTAAGLAALAVPAQALIGYGITMYDPSCGFGCYDSVSGFMLECSVMDHGPVGAHSHGAGGPTSPECRAGDDYFLTTLAYCMNTTCDASTPRWKLEKFWSEQATGSKTVAAKWSYTEALAQIKEPPTDQYGEDDHHLTRTVLLDPETVKANTLTREYFEQAETTHSQYGLILLIVGFGTPVVISMFTRLPYMSTLSDKLKPYLVYPSLIGTYHVRPLPYLLGNAATVGQSLYVIMFAALNIAMAAAGYKSVQPNAWFANEWQEVMGYFSARTGVLAFALTPLVILLSGRNNILLWATNWSHSTFMVLHRWVARIYAAQVIIHSVAELVLYIDMESYEAEFKTEYWAWGIVATVFACAMLVFSSLFFRRWSYELFLVGHIIMAVFVIVGSWYHVEFLFQRRWGYEFWLYAACAVWFFDRMIRVFRVLKNGPRRAVVTEVSEDIMRVDVKGIRWTAAPGLHTYAYFPALSPWRPWENHPFSILPTALLQSKRDASLSGAASGSDTRSTADVEKSGGVTSTSTPQRDDQALGGAPGTGITLYVRKSKGLTKLLTNHNSLLTLLDGPYPDNPTDGVLKSDRLLLIAGGVGITGVLPYIAKHTNVKICWSVKASAEGLVRDLEGPLSRVAEKDVRVGSRLDVAALLAEEERTGWSRVGVVVCGPGGLCDDTRALVTAKARTGPTVWELEVDAFSW is encoded by the exons ATGCTAGGAGAACGTGTTGGGCCCGTAATCTTTTTGTCTGATCAAGTCGCCCTTTTCCCTGGCCTTGTGCCTTTCCAGCTGGCTCGCATCTCTCTTTATGTCGAATTCGAGTCAAGGTCCTTCAGCAACGGTACCAAAATGAGAGGCCTtctcacagcagcagggcTGGCGGCCCTCGCCGTCCCAGCACAAGCCCTTATTGGATACGGCATCACCATGTACGATCCCTCCTGCGGCTTCGGTTGCTACGACTCGGTCTCGGGTTTCATGCTGGAGTGCTCGGTAATGGACCATGGACCGGTGGGCGCGCACAGTCACGGTGCTGGAggcccaacatcaccagaaTGCCGTGCCGGGGACGATTATTTCCTGACGACACTGGCATACTGCATGAACACCACCTGCGATGCCTCGACCCCAAGATGGAAGTTGGAGAAATTTTGGTCCGAGCAGGCCACCGGCAGCAAGACGGTTGCGGCGAAGTGGTCATACACCGAAGCTCTGGCGCAAATCAAGGAGCCCCCCACAGACCAGTATGGCGAGGATGATCATCACCTCACCCGAACAGTGCTCTTGGATCCCGAAACCGTCAAGGCCAACACCTTGACTCGAGAATACTTTGAGCAAGCCGAGACGACCCACTCTCAATATGG ACTCATTCTCTTGATCGTGGGCTTTGGCACACCAGTGGTCATCTCCATGTTCACCAGGCTGCCATACATGAGCACCCTGTCAGACAAGCTGAAGCCATACCTGGTCTATCCCTCGCTCATCGGAACATACCACGTACGGCCCCTGCCCTACCTCCTCGGAAACGCTGCAACAGTCGGCCAGTCGCTGTACGTCATCATGTTTGCGGCGCTGAACATCGCCATGGCGGCAGCAGGCTACAAGTCTGTTCAGCCCAACGCTTGGTTCGCGAACGAATGGCAGGAAGTAATGGGATACTTTTCCGCCAGAACCGGTGTCCTAGCTTTTGCTTTGACGCCTCTTGTCATCCTGCTTTCTGGCCGCAACAACATTCTCCTCTGGGCGACCAACTGGTCTCACTCGACCTTTATGGTCCTCCACCGGTGGGTGGCCCGGATCTACGCTGCCCAGGTCATCATCCACTCGGTTGCTGAATTGGTCTTGTACATCGACATGGAATCCTACGAAGCCGAATTCAAGACGGAGTACTGGGCCTGGGGTATTGTGGCCACAGTCTTTGCCTGTGCCATGTTGGTCTTTAGCTCGCTCTTCTTCAGACGGTGGTCGTACGAGTTGTTCCTCGTTGGTCACATCATCATGGCCGTCTTTGTGATTGTTGGCAGCTGGTACCACGTCGAGTTCTTGTTCCAGCGCAGGTGGGGATACGAGTTTTGGCTGTATGCCGCCTGCGCTGTCTGGTTCTTTGACCGTATGATCCGGGTCTTCCGCGTTCTCAAGAACGGCCCCAGACGGGCGGTTGTCACAGAAGTGTCTGAGGATATTATGCGGGTTGATGTCAAGGGCATCCGGTGGACAGCTGCGCCTGGTCTTCACACCTATGCCTACTTTCCAGCCCTGAGCCCATGGAGACCATGGGAGAACCACCCGTTCTCCATCCTGCCCACGGCTCTTCTCCAGTCCAAGCGGGATGCTTCCTTGTCCGGAGCTGCTTCGGGCAGTGACACGCGGAGCACCGCTGATGTCGAGAAATCAGGCGGcgtcaccagcaccagcacacCGCAAAGAGACGACCAAGCACTTGGCGGGGCTCCTGGAACGGGCATCACACTCTACGTCCGCAAGTCCAAGGGTTTGACCAAGCTGCTTACCAACCacaactccctcctcacacTCTTGGACGGCCCATACCCAGACAACCCGACAGATGGGGTGCTCAAGTCGGACAGACTCCTGCTGATCGCCGGAGGAGTCGGAATCACGGGTGTGCTGCCGTACATTGCGAAGCACACCAACGTCAAGATTTGCTGGAGCGTCAAGGCTTCGGCCGAGGGCTTGGTGCGGGACCTGGAGGGTCCGTTGTCCAGAGTGGCTGAGAAGGACGTCAGAGTTGGCAGCAGACTGGACGTGGCGGCGCTgttggccgaggaggagcggacGGGGTGGAGCAGAGTCGGAGTGGTCGTGTGTGGGCCCGGGGGACTTTGCGACGACACTCGGGCGTTGGTGACAGCCAAGGCGCGGACCGGGCCGACTGTCTGGGAGCTCGAGGTGGACGCGTTCTCTTGGTAG
- a CDS encoding hypothetical protein (EggNog:ENOG503P0KS; COG:F), producing MTSANPWGYASITLSPERTVHATISLCTNLTTNQKPTNNTIPETWALDLTFTRSAAAQPSTPIQLNLQQDTPPWKTLLQQTLSPPTPLLTIRFLFTSTPGYITRSDLIPLRFECLPGLLSAHTFLTPLQHVTPITPQSLTPSNLPQILSSSLGALLLSNDYSPAVLNNETNNRLGLPFLLPSPPTRKRIAWVQGREDIDCIERALSAAQALGISLVIIDEKGHWLQDPSSPWAHLREDFIEADVAPNEDFPQRIVDAVRGYPKPINGIVTISDVRLAGVAKACEILGLPTESPEAYEIAADKGRTRLLETVGAEESFVLRHKDDLEGVLAQNVELKFPMVVKPVIGWSSDCVTKVKNVDELRVAVKKASDRHADSPKPSTAVVVEPYVAGPEVDANFVMLNGEIVFADINDDFPSPADSANAGLRENFQETQNVLPSALPKHELEALQDQLRATLVRQGFKSGVFHCEARVRNSSVKYQDVGNGILDLVPANNQNSTDGATDPEVYLHEVNARPPGYLESVAVQLAHGVDYYALRMLLALGDAEEARFRALSHPFRNGPQFHLSVMIIQQTRRGIMRSADAAKEFLEKYPDVRENVVDYYTRKKGGDVLEGPDAASLWWIAFFSVVSRTSRRDLLERVAFIEKNFDYEFDPLND from the exons ATGACGTCCGCCAATCCTTGGGGCTACGCCTCtatcaccctctcccccgaaaGAACAGTACATG CAACGATTTCCCTTTGCACCaatctcaccaccaaccaaaaacccaccaacaacaccatcccagaAACCTGGGCCTTGGACCTCACCTTCACAcgctcagcagcagctcaaccatcaacccccatccaacTCAACCTCCAGCAGGACACACCTCCCTGGAAAActctcctccagcaaacCCTCTCACCCCCCACTCCCCTTCTCACCATCcgcttcctcttcacctccacccccggcTACATCACCCGCTCAgacctcatccccctccgcTTCGAGTGCCTCCCcggcctcctctccgcccacaccttcctcaccccccttcaGCACGTCACACCCATCACTCCCcaatccctcacccccagcaacctcccccaaatcctctcttcttctctcggAGCCCTTTTACTGTCAAATGACTACAGCCCCGCGGTCCTCAACAATGAAACAAACAACAGATTGGGATtgcccttcctcctcccctcaccccccacccgAAAAAGAATCGCCTGGGTCCAAGGCCGCGAAGATATCGACTGCATCGAGCGAGCTCTAAGCGCCGCTCAAGCGTTAGGTatctccctcgtcatcatTGACGAAAAAGGTCATTGGTTGCAAGATCCGAGTTCGCCGTGGGCACATCTAAGAGAGGACTTCATCGAGGCAGACGTCGCTCCCAATGAGGATTTTCCTCAACGGATTGTGGATGCTGTGAGGGGATACCCCAAACCAATCAACGGCATCGTCACCATCAGCGACGTCCGCCTCGCCGGAGTAGCCAAGGCGTGCGAGATTTTGGGTCTGCCGACTGAGTCCCCCGAGGCGTATGAAATCGCCGCTGATAAAGGCCGGACAAGACTCCTCGAGACGGTAGGAGCAGAGGAGAGTTTTGTCTTGAGGCATAAAGATGATCTcgagggggtgttggccCAAAACGTGGAACTGAAATTCCCAATGGTGGTCAAGCCCGTTATCGGATGGAGTTCAGATTGCGTGACCAAGGTCAAGAATGTGGATGAGTTGAGGGTTGCAGTCAAAAAAGCATCAGACAGACACGCCGActccccaaaaccaagcACAGCCGTGGTGGTAGAACCATACGTCGCCGGGCCAGAAGTAGACGCCAACTTTGTCATGCTCAACGGGGAGATCGTCTTTGCCGATATCAACGATGACTTCCCCAGCCCGGCAGACTCTGCCAATGCCGGCTTGAGGGAGAACTTCCAAGAGACGCAAAATGTCCTCCCCTCTGCCCTCCCCAAACACGAACTGGAGGCTCTCCAAGACCAACTCAGAGCAACGCTTGTCAGGCAGGGATTCAAATCCGGTGTCTTCCACTGCGAGGCCCGGGTGCGGAATTCGAGCGTTAAATACCAAGACGTTGGAAACGGGATCCTCGACTTGGTTCCGGCAAACAACCAAAATAGTACAGACGGAGCCACAGACCCGGAAGTGTACCTCCACGAGGTCAACGCCCGACCACCGGGATACCTCGAGTCGGTAGCGGTGCAGCTGGCGCATGGCGTCGACTACTATGCGCTCCGCATGTTGCTCGCGCTGGGTGATGCAGAGGAGGCTCGCTTCCGCGCGCTGTCACACCCGTTCCGCAACGGCCCGCAGTTCCACCTCTCGGTTATGATCATTCAGCAGACGCGCAGAGGCATCATGAGGTCAGCTGACGCTGCCAAAGAGTTTCTGGAGAAATATCCTGATGTTCGGGAGAATGTGGTGGACTACTACACGCGCAAGAAAGGGGGTGATGTCCTCGAGGGTCCGGATGCGGCCTCGCTCTGGTGGAttgccttcttctcggtTGTCTCTCGGACTTCGCGCAGGGATTTGTTAGAGAGGGTGGCTTTCATTGAAAAGAACTTTGACTATGAGTTCGACCCCCTTAATGATTAA
- a CDS encoding hypothetical protein (COG:E; EggNog:ENOG503NXIK), with product MAYTNPNPLNVFSGPDSLSHYFDPEQNPPLPLVELPAALNPFRKDGVRIYAKMLTALPAQNVKSLPALEMLKTSSKARIAKRIVEASSGSTVLSMGVIGRALWGHEGVEAWVTNKKTRESLRVLRFFGVGISLYGGLAQQEPSDPKGIMTRLRRKAREEEEVCYLGQYDNDANWQSHYNHTAPQLALQLPSLSVLCSTIGTGGCITGTGRYLKSHLSSDIKVVGVCNVFGDPTPGPRHFPGFESSPFPWRETIDEFISVKSEDSFRMSMRLSRYGIICGPSSGEALHGLLEWLRENGTDELKRDENEEVNCVFLCADLPYQYMELYYQKLGEEEFPGIRNQCLLEVDQDPYDERWFLAPEQTVDMLVGEGGKKYDGDMLCMVPSSCACTTTRTSRTYRQQQQPFEGMFGDCSPGAVSDVSESASTIFSTASPSSSVYSVATTTSVESQHSSMGKVIDVRPRAEFVQSHLRNAVNIPLSVTKDDFYGDPQAVYERWKEMNAAFEETGVLNHQEEDDDRQTLVVCSDGDSGKMAASMLRGASKKVGKKREVFCVDGGWGVLEAWLRRRGYGDDVWDGVD from the exons ATGGCATacacaaaccccaaccccctaaACGTCTTCTCCGGCCCAGACTCGCTGTCTCATTACTTCGACCCCGAGCAAAACCCGCCGTTGCCACTGGTCGAGTTACCTGCCGCGTTGAACCCCTTCCGCAAGGATGGCGTGAGGATTTATGCAAAGATGTTGACGGCGCTGCCGGCGCAGAATGTCAAGTCTCTTCCTG CCCTAGAAATGCTCAAAACCTCATCCAAAGCCCGCATCGCCAAACGGATTGTTGAAGCGAGTTCAGGGAGCACGGTGCTCAGCATGGGGGTTATTGGGCGGGCGTTGTGGGGTcatgagggggttgaggcttGGGTGACGAATaagaagacgagggagagcTTGAGGGTTTTGAGGTTCTTTGGGGTGGGGAT ATCGTTGTATGGAGGGTTGGCACAACAGGAGCCGTCAGACCCCAAAGGGATCATgacgagattgaggaggaaggcgagggaggaggaggaggtgtgtTATTTGGGGCAGTATGATAATGATGCT AACTGGCAATCGCACTACAACCACACCGCCCCTCAGCTTGCGCTGCAACTCCCCTCTTTGTCGGTGCTCTGCTCTACTATTGGGACAGGGGGTTGTATCACCGGCACAGGGCGATATCTCAAATCTCATTTGTCGTCTGATATCAaagttgttggtgtttgcaACGTCTTTGGGGACCCAACACCAGGGCCGAGACATTTCCCTGGGTTTGAGTCAAGCCCGTTTCCGTGGAGGGAGACGATTGACGAGTTTATTAGTGTCAAGTCGGAAGATTCCTTCAGGATGAGTATGAGGCTGAGTAGATATGGGATTATCTGCGGGCCGTCATCAGGGGAGGCACTTCATGGACTGCTGGAGTGGCTGAGAGAAAATGGTACCGACGAACTGAAGAGGGATGAAAATGAGGAGGTGAACTGTGTGTTTTTGTGTGCGGATTTGCCGTATCAGTATATGGAGTTGTATTATCAGAAGctaggggaggaggagtttccGGGGATCAGAAATCAG TGCTTGTTAGAGGTGGACCAAGACCCCTATGACGAAAGATGGTTCCTTGCGCCAGAGCAGACAGTCGAcatgttggttggggagggtggtaaGAAGTATGATGGGGACATGCTATGCATGGTGCCCTCCTCTTGCGCCTGCACAACGACGCGAACATCAAGAACATAcaggcagcaacagcaaccattTGAGGGGATGTTCGGGGACTGTTCACCAGGTGCGGTATCAGATGTCTCGGAGTCTGCCTCGACGATATTCTCgacggcatcaccatcatcatcggtgTACAGTGTCGCTACCACGACCAGTGTTGAGTCACAGCATTCTTCGATGGGGAAGGTCATCGATGTAAGGCCGAGAGCGGAGTTTGTCCAATCCCATCTGAGAAATGCGGTGAATATTCCATTATCAGTGACAAAAGATGACTTTTATGGGGATCCGCAGGCTGTTTATgagaggtggaaggaaaTGAATGCCGCGTTCGAAGAGACTGGTGTGTTGAATCaccaagaggaagatgatgacagACAAACACTTGTCGTTTGTTCGGATGGGGACTCTGGAAAGATGGCGGCTTCTATGCTCAGAGGGGCCAGCAAGAAGGTTggcaagaagagagaagTCTTTTGTGtagatggggggtggggagtgtTGGAAGCGTGGCTAAGAAGGAGGGGCtatggtgatgatgtctgggATGGGGTAGATTAG
- a CDS encoding hypothetical protein (EggNog:ENOG503P1UP), whose amino-acid sequence MEQLTVLILGAGWTSTFLIPLLTTSSIPFAATTTTGRTVSGVPTIRFKFDPANTPQEELRSAIAALPAAKYVLITFPLTGNGPSKTLIEMYNSTHQSHSSSTSHKARFIQLGSTGIWGAGRTTAAADKERVERELAEKRGGDPWVNRHSPINEANPRVIAEKELLELGGCVLNLSGLWGGERKPVNWIGRVAATKEAIKGKTSLHMIHGEDIARAVVKIVTNEEDKWENGGGKGERWMLTDGFVYDWWALLAGWAEGEGGEVREQGRWVRELMEEEGVRALPRGMEMLGRCYDSREFWRVWGLVPLRAGVLNE is encoded by the coding sequence ATGGAGCAGCTcaccgtcctcatcctcggcgcaGGCTGGACATCCACCTTccttatccccctcctcaccacctcctccatccccttcgccgccaccaccacaaccggcCGAACCGTCTCGGGCGTCCCGACAATCCGCTTCAAGTTCGACCCCGCCAACACACCACAAGAGGAGCTCCGCTCCGCGATTGCCGCCCTCCCAGCAGCGAAATACGTCCTGATCACTTTCCCCCTCACCGGCAATGGCCCCTCCAAGACATTGATCGAAATGTACAACTCCACACATCAATCCcactcttcctccacctctcacAAAGCCCGGTTCATCCAGCTTGGCTCAACGGGTATTTGGGGTGCGGGTCGCACCACTGCTGCGGCGGAtaaggagagggtggagagagagTTGGCAGAGAAGAGGGGAGGTGATCCCTGGGTGAATCGGCATTCCCCTATTAATGAGGCCAACCCCAGGGTGATCGCTGAGAAGGAGCTTCTTGAATTGGGAGGGTGCGTGCTCAACTTGAGTGGGctgtggggaggggagaggaagccAGTTAATTGGATTGGGAGAGTGGCTGCTACCAAGGAGGCGATCAAGGGGAAGACAAGCCTGCATATGATTCATGGGGAGGATATTGCCCGGGCGGTGGTCAAGATTGTCACTAATGAGGAGGACAAGTGGGAGaatggaggggggaaaggggagaggtggatgTTGACTGATGGCTTTGTTTATGATTGGTGGGCGCTGTTGGCAGGGTgggcagagggagagggtggtgaggtgagggagcaggggaggtgggtgagggagttgatggaagaggagggagtgaGAGCGCTGCCGAGGGGGATGGAAATGCTGGGGAGGTGTTATGACTCGAGGGAgttttggagggtttgggggcTGGTGCCGCTTAGAGCGGGGGTGTTGAATGAGTGA
- the SSN6_2 gene encoding glucose repression mediator protein (COG:O; EggNog:ENOG50KOG1124) codes for MRLPMLLSVCIILLHGRKTQSALEVPVKRNVASKQLSIQVSNTLTCRVQSNRIITNVLIMANPSVADYWYLLGRAQMAMNDYRGSYESLQQAVCRKPRAPEIWVTVGIL; via the coding sequence ATGCGGCTGCCAATGCTTTTATCGGTCTGCATCATTTTATTGCATGGGAGGAAGACCCAGAGCGCCTTGGAGGTCCCCGTGAAGCGAAACGTTGCTTCCAAGCAGCTGTCAATTCAGGTATCCAATACCTTAACTTGCCGAGTCCAGAGCAATAGGATTATCACTAATGTCTTAATTATGGCAAATCCCTCTGTTGCTGATTATTGGTACTTGTTAGGCAGGGCACAGATGGCCATGAATGATTACCGTGGAAGCTATGAGAGCCTACAGCAAGCTGTATGTCGCAAACCACGGGCCCCTGAAATCTGGGTAACTGTTGGAATAttataa
- a CDS encoding hypothetical protein (EggNog:ENOG503PCMY; COG:G; COG:M) produces the protein MLEAIGRNTLLLLHIANQMKRVVQAIEAIPRHVDVDVVRRDDALGDTWGLPLQACRSWNRSFGNMLQHVIFAGRPGLQRVINGQFVITFATSGMRVDEYNWHAFIKRDIHIQQAMVVSRANTGKNAHAKKCPFPGCVGEIAKGDRAGTW, from the exons ATGCTGGAGGCAATTGGGCGGAATACGCTTTTACTACTTCACATCGCCAACCAAATGAAACGCGTCGTTCAAGCTATTGAGGCTATTCCGCGCCatgttgacgttgatgtcGTCCGCCGGGACGACGCTCTGGGCGACACGTGGGGCTTGCCACTTCAAGCCTGCAGGTCATGGAAT CGGTCCTTCGGCAACATGCTTCAGCACGTAATCTTTGCAGGGAGACCTGGGCTTCAAAGAGTCATCAACGGCCAATTTGTTATCACCTTCGCGACAAGTGGCATGAGAGTTGATGAATATAACTGGCATGCCTTCATCAAAAGGGACATCCATATCCAACAAGCCATGGTGGTATCTCGGGCGAACACTGGGAAGAATGCTCACGCCAAAAAATGCCCATTTCCTGGGTGTGTTGGTGAGATCGCAAAAGGTGACCGTGCGGGGACATGGTAA